One window of Quercus robur chromosome 5, dhQueRobu3.1, whole genome shotgun sequence genomic DNA carries:
- the LOC126725008 gene encoding leucine-rich repeat protein FLOR 1-like: protein MGASFVAHVLFLLCFFATTFSFFLKAESNVSCSEKEKQALLNFKKGLSDPSKKYSWSDQEDCSGWWGVYNDNKTGLVTGLYINEV from the exons ATGGGTGCCTCTTTTGTTGCTCATGTGCTTTTTTTACTATGCTTCTTTGCTACAACCTTCAGCTTCTTCTTAAAAGCAGAGTCAAATGTCTCTTGCAGTGAAAAAGAGAAACAAGCACTTCTAAACTTCAAAAAAGGTCTCAGTGATCCTTCGAAAAAGTACTCATGGTCTGACCAGGAAGATTGCTCTGGATGGTGGGGAGTTTACAATGACAACAAAACTGGTCTAGTCACTGGGCTATACATAAATGAG GTTTAA